In Rhodococcus sp. OK302, one genomic interval encodes:
- a CDS encoding alpha/beta fold hydrolase, translating to MTLKAIDVDGFRWQLDDSGSGQAVVMCHGFPGLGYSYRHQSAALANAGFRAIALDMPGYGGTTRPSDIVDYTNDAVAERMIALLDALEIDKAVFVGHDFGAPAAWTTALRYPERVAGLVSLAVPYAPDRFPARPSVIYASMAAKHFLHIHYFQEPGVAERELDAHPREFLHRLFFALSGGYRYLDVWKNPSEGNGYLDVLPEAPPLPWWWLTEEDFDVYVKTFTATGFTGGLNWYRAYDANWERSEDLNGAHIAVPTLFVAGAEDPVIAMSGPKALVRMKETVPDLRGVHLLDGAGHFVQQERADEVSELLVEFVRSL from the coding sequence ATGACCCTGAAGGCGATTGACGTCGACGGATTCCGTTGGCAGCTGGACGATTCGGGTTCGGGGCAAGCTGTGGTGATGTGCCACGGCTTCCCCGGTCTCGGGTACAGCTACCGGCATCAGTCCGCGGCGCTTGCGAATGCCGGGTTCCGGGCGATTGCCCTGGACATGCCTGGCTACGGTGGAACGACGCGGCCGAGTGACATCGTCGACTACACCAATGATGCTGTGGCAGAGCGCATGATTGCGCTTCTCGACGCGTTGGAGATCGACAAGGCCGTGTTTGTCGGCCACGATTTCGGAGCTCCTGCTGCCTGGACTACGGCGTTGCGATACCCGGAACGTGTTGCTGGACTGGTTTCCTTGGCCGTGCCGTATGCGCCGGATCGATTTCCGGCCCGGCCTTCCGTGATCTACGCGTCGATGGCGGCCAAACACTTTCTACACATTCACTATTTTCAGGAACCGGGTGTGGCCGAGCGAGAACTCGACGCTCACCCTCGCGAGTTCTTGCACCGACTCTTCTTCGCACTTTCCGGTGGATATCGGTACCTCGACGTCTGGAAGAATCCGTCCGAAGGCAACGGCTACCTGGACGTACTTCCGGAGGCTCCGCCGTTGCCGTGGTGGTGGCTCACCGAGGAAGACTTCGATGTCTATGTAAAGACCTTTACTGCAACAGGTTTCACTGGTGGTTTGAACTGGTATCGCGCGTACGACGCGAACTGGGAACGCAGCGAGGATTTGAACGGCGCCCACATTGCGGTTCCGACGCTCTTCGTCGCGGGTGCCGAAGACCCGGTGATCGCAATGAGCGGCCCGAAGGCGTTGGTGCGTATGAAGGAAACCGTGCCGGACCTGCGCGGAGTCCATCTCCTTGACGGTGCGGGGCACTTCGTTCAGCAGGAGCGCGCCGACGAGGTCAGTGAACTTCTGGTGGAGTTCGTGCGCAGTCTCTAG
- a CDS encoding nuclear transport factor 2 family protein — MAPSAEAIRKTVEAYMNAVATGTADEVVALYAEGATVEDPVGTDVRTTRESIHEFYSVIENFDQEAHLEALRIAGNEAAFHFSLITKMGDKRLTITPIDVMTFDDDAKITSMRAFWGQEDMIQS; from the coding sequence ATGGCACCGTCCGCAGAAGCAATTCGTAAGACCGTCGAGGCATACATGAACGCGGTTGCCACTGGCACTGCCGACGAGGTTGTCGCCCTGTATGCCGAGGGTGCCACGGTCGAAGACCCGGTGGGCACCGATGTGCGTACAACCCGCGAGTCGATCCACGAGTTCTATTCCGTGATCGAGAATTTTGATCAGGAAGCTCACCTCGAGGCTCTGCGTATCGCGGGAAATGAAGCGGCCTTCCACTTCTCGCTCATCACCAAGATGGGTGACAAGCGGCTGACCATCACACCCATTGATGTCATGACTTTCGACGACGACGCGAAGATCACGTCGATGCGCGCCTTCTGGGGCCAGGAAGACATGATCCAGAGCTGA
- a CDS encoding DUF1579 family protein, with translation MTAAPDTMQPFDSIIGRWRTSGTVLDEHGQPVAEIDGTDEYEWMPGGMWVIHRVDVTIGDDHVHALELIGEHIPETNTYVMRAFDGSGSFGAMTAHPNTDGSWTFLGDRMRSTLWPSEDRSSMTARWERQIDSGTWLHWMDMGFAAIAY, from the coding sequence ATGACAGCCGCACCGGACACCATGCAACCATTCGACTCCATCATCGGGCGGTGGAGGACATCGGGCACGGTATTGGACGAACACGGACAGCCAGTCGCAGAAATAGACGGCACCGACGAGTACGAGTGGATGCCAGGCGGAATGTGGGTCATCCACAGGGTCGACGTCACGATTGGCGACGATCATGTTCATGCGCTGGAACTCATCGGCGAGCACATCCCGGAGACCAACACGTATGTCATGCGGGCCTTCGACGGATCGGGCTCATTCGGGGCGATGACTGCGCACCCGAACACGGATGGATCATGGACCTTCCTCGGCGATCGCATGCGTAGCACCCTGTGGCCGTCCGAAGACAGGTCATCCATGACGGCACGGTGGGAGCGGCAGATCGACTCGGGAACCTGGCTCCACTGGATGGACATGGGTTTCGCGGCGATTGCCTACTGA
- the leuS gene encoding leucine--tRNA ligase, with amino-acid sequence MTESSQSPDSPVDATPQHRYSAELAGQIEQRWQDRWSEEGTFNAPNPVGPLSSPEGVPADKLFVQDMFPYPSGSGLHVGHPLGYIATDVFARYHRMQGHNVLHTLGYDAFGLPAEQYAVQTGTHPRTTTEANIANMQRQLRRLGLGHDERRSLATTDVDFYHWTQWIFLQIHGAWYDKAAGKARRISELEAEFSSGERALEDGRDWAALTVAERGKVLDSYRLVYQSDSMVNWCPGLGTVLANEEVTGDGRSERGNFPVFRKHLQQWMMRITAYSDRLVDDLEYLDWPDKVKAMQRNWIGRSYGAEVTFAAGEFGIDVFTTRPDTLFGASYVTLAPEHELVDQLVTAEWPEGVDARWTNGAATPVEAVAAYRKSIAAKTDLERQENKEKTGVFLGTYAVNPVNGHKVPVFIADYVLTGYGTGAIMAVPGHDHRDWEFATAFGLDILEVIAGGNVSEAAYTGDGALVNSDYLDGLDVAEAKATIISKLEEAGHGKGTIQYKLRDWLFARQRYWGEPFPIVYDAAGNAHALPDSALPVVLPEVEDYAPVSFDADDANSEPSPPLNKATEWVNVELDLGDGLQTYHRDTNVMPQWAGSSWYQLRYIDPTNQDTFCDPQNEAYWTGPRPELHGPNDPGGVDLYVGGVEHAVLHLLYSRFWHKVLFDLGYVSSSEPYRRLYNQGYIQAYAYTDARGVYVPAEEVVERDGKYFYEGAEVNREYGKMGKSLKNAVAPDEICAEYGADTLRVYEMSMGPLDTSRPWATKDVVGAARFLQRVWRVVIDEETGKARVTDEAPDEATLRALNKAIAGVSEDYTALRDNTAAAKLIEYNNHLTKAFPGGAPRAAVEPLVLMLAPLAPHLAEELWSRLGHAESLAHGPFPAVEEKWLVEDTVEYPIQVNGKVRSRISVPADADRKAVEEIALADEKIVALLEGNAPRKVIVVPGKMVNIVL; translated from the coding sequence GTGACCGAGTCTTCGCAGTCCCCCGATTCACCAGTCGACGCCACCCCGCAGCACCGCTACTCCGCGGAGCTTGCCGGCCAGATCGAGCAGCGCTGGCAGGACCGCTGGAGCGAGGAGGGCACGTTCAACGCGCCCAATCCGGTCGGTCCGCTGTCCTCCCCCGAGGGCGTGCCCGCCGACAAGCTCTTCGTCCAGGACATGTTCCCGTACCCCTCGGGTTCGGGTCTGCACGTCGGCCACCCGCTCGGATATATCGCGACGGACGTCTTCGCGCGCTACCACCGCATGCAGGGCCACAACGTGCTCCACACTCTCGGCTACGACGCCTTCGGGTTGCCGGCCGAGCAGTACGCCGTGCAGACGGGCACCCACCCGCGTACGACGACCGAAGCGAACATCGCCAACATGCAGCGCCAGCTGCGACGCCTGGGTCTGGGGCACGACGAGCGTCGTAGCCTCGCGACGACGGATGTCGATTTCTACCATTGGACGCAGTGGATCTTCCTGCAGATCCATGGCGCTTGGTACGACAAGGCTGCCGGTAAGGCACGTCGCATCTCGGAGCTGGAAGCTGAATTCTCTTCGGGTGAACGAGCTTTGGAAGACGGCCGCGATTGGGCAGCGTTGACCGTTGCGGAACGCGGCAAGGTTCTGGACTCGTACCGCCTTGTCTACCAGTCTGATTCGATGGTGAACTGGTGCCCTGGTCTGGGTACGGTGCTGGCCAATGAAGAGGTAACGGGTGACGGCCGCAGTGAGCGTGGCAACTTCCCCGTCTTCCGCAAGCACCTCCAGCAGTGGATGATGCGGATCACCGCCTACTCCGACCGCCTGGTCGACGACCTCGAGTACCTGGATTGGCCGGACAAGGTCAAGGCCATGCAGCGCAACTGGATCGGCCGCTCCTATGGTGCCGAAGTTACATTCGCTGCCGGTGAATTCGGCATCGACGTCTTCACGACGCGTCCCGACACTCTGTTCGGTGCGAGCTACGTGACACTGGCCCCCGAGCATGAGTTGGTCGATCAGTTGGTCACTGCAGAGTGGCCCGAAGGTGTCGACGCTCGCTGGACCAACGGCGCGGCAACCCCGGTGGAAGCGGTTGCTGCATACCGTAAGTCCATCGCTGCCAAGACGGATCTGGAGCGTCAGGAAAACAAGGAAAAGACCGGCGTCTTCCTGGGTACGTACGCGGTCAACCCCGTCAACGGCCACAAGGTGCCCGTCTTCATCGCGGACTATGTGCTGACCGGCTACGGCACCGGCGCCATCATGGCTGTCCCCGGACACGATCACCGCGACTGGGAATTTGCGACGGCATTCGGCCTCGATATTCTCGAAGTTATTGCCGGTGGCAATGTTTCGGAGGCTGCGTACACAGGCGACGGCGCTCTGGTGAACTCCGACTACCTCGACGGACTGGATGTTGCCGAGGCCAAGGCAACCATCATCAGCAAGCTCGAAGAAGCCGGACACGGCAAGGGCACCATCCAGTACAAGCTGCGCGACTGGCTCTTCGCGCGTCAGCGTTACTGGGGCGAGCCTTTCCCGATCGTCTACGACGCAGCCGGAAATGCGCACGCCCTGCCGGATTCGGCTCTGCCCGTGGTGCTTCCGGAGGTCGAGGACTACGCACCCGTGTCCTTCGATGCGGATGACGCCAACTCCGAGCCTTCTCCCCCGCTGAACAAGGCCACCGAGTGGGTCAACGTCGAACTCGATCTCGGCGACGGACTGCAGACCTACCACCGCGACACCAACGTCATGCCGCAGTGGGCCGGCAGCTCGTGGTACCAGCTGCGCTACATCGACCCCACCAACCAGGACACGTTCTGCGATCCGCAGAACGAGGCGTACTGGACCGGTCCGCGTCCGGAACTGCACGGCCCCAATGATCCCGGCGGAGTCGATCTCTACGTCGGTGGCGTCGAGCATGCAGTGCTGCACCTGCTGTACTCGCGTTTCTGGCACAAGGTGCTCTTCGATCTGGGCTACGTCAGCTCGAGCGAGCCGTACCGCCGCCTGTACAACCAGGGCTACATCCAGGCCTACGCGTACACCGATGCCCGTGGCGTCTACGTGCCGGCCGAAGAGGTCGTCGAGCGCGACGGAAAGTACTTCTACGAGGGCGCCGAGGTCAATCGCGAGTACGGCAAGATGGGCAAGAGCCTCAAGAATGCCGTTGCGCCGGACGAGATTTGCGCCGAATACGGTGCCGATACCCTGCGCGTCTACGAGATGTCGATGGGTCCGCTGGACACCTCGCGTCCGTGGGCGACCAAGGACGTCGTCGGCGCTGCGCGCTTCCTGCAGCGTGTGTGGCGCGTCGTCATCGACGAGGAGACCGGCAAAGCCCGCGTCACCGACGAAGCGCCCGACGAGGCAACGTTGCGTGCACTCAACAAGGCAATCGCCGGTGTCAGTGAGGATTACACGGCGCTGCGCGACAACACGGCTGCTGCCAAGTTGATCGAGTACAACAACCACCTCACCAAGGCCTTCCCGGGTGGCGCTCCCCGCGCTGCTGTGGAGCCGCTGGTGCTGATGCTCGCTCCCCTGGCTCCGCACCTCGCGGAAGAGCTGTGGTCGCGCCTCGGACATGCGGAATCCCTTGCACACGGCCCCTTCCCGGCCGTCGAAGAGAAGTGGCTTGTCGAGGACACCGTCGAGTACCCGATCCAGGTCAACGGCAAGGTGCGTAGCCGCATCAGCGTCCCGGCTGATGCCGATCGCAAGGCTGTCGAGGAAATCGCTCTGGCAGACGAGAAGATCGTCGCTCTGCTCGAGGGCAACGCTCCCCGCAAGGTGATCGTTGTTCCCGGCAAGATGGTGAATATCGTCCTGTAG
- a CDS encoding SdpI family protein encodes MVIVAVVLFVLALAVGGVAVAGLIGKLPRNRWAGVRTPDTLRSEESFALANKVAGPTMAAAAGLLVIGGIAALTMNVAMGLGIALVAVVAALFTAGSGGAIGARAAAAMPEPSGCGNDCNCGHTDSATADQTPVAKAEASAKEAASECGESSCGACSLKGACLPAK; translated from the coding sequence GTGGTCATTGTTGCTGTAGTGCTGTTCGTGCTCGCTCTTGCCGTCGGCGGAGTCGCTGTCGCCGGCCTGATCGGCAAGCTCCCGCGTAACCGCTGGGCCGGTGTCCGTACCCCGGACACCCTGCGAAGCGAAGAATCGTTTGCCCTGGCCAACAAGGTCGCCGGCCCCACGATGGCCGCCGCAGCCGGACTGCTCGTCATCGGCGGCATCGCTGCTCTCACGATGAACGTGGCCATGGGTCTCGGCATCGCCCTCGTCGCGGTTGTCGCAGCATTGTTCACTGCCGGTTCCGGTGGAGCCATCGGTGCCCGCGCCGCCGCTGCAATGCCCGAGCCGAGCGGCTGTGGCAACGACTGCAACTGTGGACACACTGACTCTGCCACCGCCGATCAAACGCCAGTAGCCAAGGCGGAAGCGTCTGCCAAGGAAGCTGCATCGGAGTGCGGAGAGTCCTCCTGCGGCGCCTGCTCACTCAAGGGCGCCTGCCTCCCGGCAAAGTGA
- a CDS encoding DUF1648 domain-containing protein, translated as MKHRVVDPAGAIFGILIPALCAFGGVVLTKMWEHRLPEKIATHWTTTSPDGFSTPTANAWTVALLTLLFGGGLSAVAALAPAMLMMRRFMLVTGLGVVGLITTVNVALLYNQLDVVDPSTTSLPYWSIGVGALIGGALGYLGALTLRDYRVHEQASGNPSPDLPRSDAALPISDDVGFTTKGSAILALITLVPGVLLTLSLGSYWSLFMFAALALLLVSLVRFRATVDESGISVVNMGMRAMEYAADEVVDAKVAEIKPFTDFGGWGLKKKGRRNYGIVTRTGPAVVISFASGDRLTITTPRAEEMAGALNRLADARVP; from the coding sequence GTGAAACATCGCGTGGTCGACCCCGCCGGAGCAATCTTCGGCATCCTGATTCCCGCGTTGTGCGCGTTCGGTGGCGTCGTACTCACAAAAATGTGGGAACACCGCCTACCTGAGAAAATCGCCACGCACTGGACCACCACGTCGCCCGACGGCTTTTCGACGCCCACCGCCAACGCTTGGACCGTCGCACTTCTGACGCTGCTCTTCGGTGGCGGACTCAGCGCAGTTGCGGCTCTGGCGCCGGCGATGCTGATGATGCGGCGCTTCATGCTGGTGACCGGACTCGGCGTCGTCGGATTGATCACCACCGTCAACGTTGCGCTTCTGTACAACCAACTGGACGTCGTTGATCCGTCCACGACCTCACTGCCGTATTGGTCCATCGGTGTGGGCGCATTGATCGGCGGCGCGCTCGGCTACCTGGGCGCCCTCACGCTGCGCGACTACCGCGTCCACGAGCAAGCTTCCGGAAATCCCTCACCTGATCTCCCACGCAGCGATGCTGCACTACCGATCTCCGACGACGTGGGCTTCACCACCAAGGGCTCGGCCATCCTCGCGCTGATCACCCTCGTACCCGGAGTTCTCCTAACCCTGTCCCTGGGTTCGTACTGGTCGCTGTTCATGTTCGCCGCGCTCGCGCTGCTCCTTGTCAGCCTCGTGCGCTTTCGCGCCACGGTGGACGAGAGCGGCATCTCCGTCGTGAACATGGGTATGCGCGCGATGGAGTACGCCGCCGACGAGGTTGTGGACGCCAAAGTCGCGGAGATCAAACCGTTCACCGATTTCGGTGGCTGGGGCCTCAAGAAAAAAGGGCGACGCAACTACGGCATCGTCACCCGCACCGGACCCGCTGTGGTCATCAGCTTCGCAAGTGGCGATCGGCTCACCATCACCACACCGAGAGCCGAGGAGATGGCCGGGGCGCTGAACCGCCTGGCCGACGCCCGAGTTCCCTGA
- a CDS encoding type II toxin-antitoxin system Phd/YefM family antitoxin, translating into MTTLSVASARANFSRLVEEAEHTHERFEITSNGRRAAELLGADDYDALTETIAVLSDAHLMREHQDGADEIAAGHTVDGKDLAALRRDAYRT; encoded by the coding sequence ATGACGACTCTGTCGGTAGCCAGCGCCCGCGCTAACTTCTCGCGCCTCGTCGAAGAAGCCGAACACACCCACGAACGCTTCGAGATCACCAGCAACGGCCGTCGCGCCGCCGAACTTCTCGGCGCCGACGACTACGACGCACTCACGGAAACGATTGCCGTCCTCTCCGATGCGCATCTCATGCGCGAACACCAAGACGGTGCCGACGAGATCGCCGCCGGTCACACAGTCGACGGCAAGGACCTAGCGGCCCTCAGGCGCGACGCCTACCGCACCTGA
- a CDS encoding bile acid:sodium symporter family protein, translated as MKFLSRFYIDGFILGIIAAAVLGSVFPASGSAETVLDWATKIAIGFLFLLYGARLSPQEAWKGVKHWRLHSVVLASTFLLFPLIGLALRILTPTLISDELYTGILYLCLVPSTVQSSIAFTSIAKGNVAGAIVSASFSNLIGVFITPLLVVLLMNTTGQATVDFSSILDIVAQLLVPFIVGQLIRPLVIGWLQKYAEPTKIVDRGSILLVVFAAFSESMKDGIWSTITIWQILTLVVVCCVILAAVLGATTLAGKKLGFDQADRIVIIFCGSKKSLATGLPMAAVLFAGQPVGLIVLPLMIFHQIQLIVCAALAQRFAKRDPVSVS; from the coding sequence GTGAAGTTTCTCAGCAGGTTCTACATCGACGGGTTCATCCTCGGGATCATCGCGGCCGCAGTGCTCGGCAGTGTGTTCCCGGCATCCGGCTCTGCTGAGACAGTGCTCGACTGGGCCACCAAAATCGCCATCGGCTTCCTGTTCCTGCTCTACGGCGCCCGACTCTCCCCGCAGGAAGCGTGGAAGGGCGTCAAACATTGGCGACTGCACAGCGTTGTTCTGGCGTCGACGTTCCTTCTGTTCCCGCTGATCGGCCTCGCGCTGCGGATTCTGACGCCGACGTTGATCAGCGACGAGTTGTACACCGGCATCCTCTACCTGTGCCTGGTTCCGTCGACGGTCCAATCGTCGATCGCCTTCACCTCCATCGCCAAGGGCAACGTGGCGGGCGCGATTGTGAGTGCGTCGTTCTCCAACCTGATCGGTGTTTTCATCACCCCATTGCTGGTGGTTCTACTGATGAACACCACCGGGCAGGCGACGGTCGATTTCTCTTCGATTCTCGACATCGTCGCGCAGCTGTTGGTCCCGTTCATCGTCGGCCAATTGATCCGCCCGCTGGTGATCGGTTGGCTCCAGAAGTACGCGGAGCCGACCAAGATCGTCGACCGCGGATCCATCCTTCTGGTTGTTTTTGCCGCATTCAGCGAAAGCATGAAGGACGGGATCTGGAGCACCATCACGATCTGGCAGATCCTGACTCTGGTGGTGGTGTGCTGCGTGATCCTGGCGGCGGTGTTGGGGGCAACCACCCTTGCCGGCAAGAAGCTCGGCTTCGATCAGGCCGATCGGATAGTCATCATCTTCTGCGGATCGAAGAAATCCTTGGCGACGGGTTTGCCGATGGCTGCGGTGCTCTTTGCCGGGCAGCCAGTGGGCCTGATCGTGTTGCCGCTGATGATCTTCCATCAGATCCAGCTGATCGTGTGTGCCGCGCTGGCGCAACGCTTCGCGAAACGAGATCCGGTCAGCGTCTCCTAG
- a CDS encoding YqgE/AlgH family protein gives MPHAEGPDDRMAWIEPEVRPGSLLVSSTDLTEPAFRRTVIYMIEHNDAGSLGVVINRPSETAVQNVLPQWAPLTANPSSLYVGGPVKQDSALCLGTARNGAMIDGIEGLRRVDGKVVMVDLDSDPDVIAPLVEGIRIFAGYSGWTLGQLDSELERNDWMVTSSLPSDVLTVPRVDVWARVLRRQPLPFAMLASHPIELERN, from the coding sequence GTGCCGCACGCAGAAGGACCCGATGATCGAATGGCCTGGATAGAACCGGAGGTTCGTCCGGGTAGTTTGCTGGTGTCGTCCACCGATCTCACCGAACCTGCGTTTCGTCGCACCGTCATCTACATGATCGAACACAACGACGCCGGAAGCCTTGGCGTCGTGATCAATCGGCCGAGTGAGACGGCCGTGCAGAACGTCCTCCCGCAGTGGGCGCCGCTCACCGCTAACCCTTCTTCGCTGTACGTGGGCGGGCCGGTCAAGCAGGATTCCGCGCTCTGTCTCGGAACCGCTCGCAACGGCGCCATGATCGACGGCATCGAAGGGTTGCGCCGCGTGGACGGCAAAGTTGTCATGGTGGATCTTGACTCCGATCCCGACGTCATTGCTCCTCTGGTCGAGGGGATTCGAATCTTTGCCGGATATTCGGGTTGGACTCTGGGACAGCTTGATTCGGAGCTCGAGCGCAATGACTGGATGGTCACCAGTTCATTGCCCTCGGATGTGCTGACGGTCCCGCGCGTCGACGTCTGGGCCCGAGTGCTGCGACGCCAACCGCTGCCGTTCGCGATGCTGGCGAGTCACCCCATCGAGCTCGAGCGGAACTGA
- a CDS encoding TetR/AcrR family transcriptional regulator, with translation MVGTPRMRAREQATTPRMRAREQTLQDITRIGREHLASVGAAALSLRAVARDLGVVSSAVYRYVASRDELLTLLVVDGYNELGSEVDAAVNAVAAEDHRGQFFALGRALRAWAVREPARYGLLFGSPVPGYNAPGEETTGPGTRVVTRLIAIIDGAYRAGALAQQQDAELGEPLTLDLERVRIEMDVELSLDAVARGTLVWVALFGSVNFEVFGQYGSDTFAEPGELFERHLTLLAEIAGLK, from the coding sequence ATGGTTGGAACTCCACGGATGCGAGCGCGCGAGCAGGCCACTACTCCACGGATGCGTGCACGCGAACAGACATTGCAGGACATCACTCGGATCGGGCGCGAACATCTGGCGTCGGTAGGTGCTGCCGCCCTGTCGCTACGGGCAGTGGCGCGCGATCTGGGCGTCGTATCTTCGGCGGTCTACCGGTACGTCGCCAGTCGCGACGAACTGCTGACGTTGCTGGTGGTGGACGGCTACAACGAGCTTGGTAGCGAAGTAGACGCAGCGGTGAATGCCGTTGCAGCGGAGGATCATCGGGGCCAGTTCTTCGCCTTGGGTCGAGCTTTGCGTGCCTGGGCGGTGCGCGAGCCGGCACGATACGGGTTGCTGTTCGGCAGTCCGGTCCCCGGCTACAACGCGCCCGGTGAAGAGACCACCGGGCCGGGTACCCGTGTGGTCACTCGATTGATCGCGATCATCGACGGGGCGTATCGGGCGGGGGCTCTGGCGCAGCAGCAGGACGCCGAACTCGGAGAACCCTTGACGTTGGATCTCGAACGCGTTCGTATCGAAATGGACGTCGAGCTATCGCTGGATGCAGTTGCCCGGGGAACTCTGGTGTGGGTTGCGCTGTTCGGTTCCGTCAACTTCGAGGTGTTCGGTCAGTACGGATCCGACACGTTTGCCGAGCCTGGCGAGCTTTTCGAGCGGCACCTGACGTTGCTCGCGGAGATCGCCGGGCTGAAGTGA
- a CDS encoding NAD-dependent epimerase/dehydratase family protein, translating to MTSLEIVTGAGPVGSTVALQLAGQGVNVRLLTRSGSGPEHPRIERRRVDVSDPEALCTATEGATAIYHCIHAAYNAADWERELPAAEKIVLDVAASIGAVVVFPESLYSYNSDTVMTEADPRSANGGKRGVRTALLRGRAASPTPTVSVVASDFFGPFVRTAHAGERMVPKVMAGKKIRVIASADQPHSFTYVPDLAAAMIAAAHNPALWNSVLHAPTGHALTQRTIAEAFAHAAGAPPAKVGVLPAWVLDAVGKVHTDTRELAEMNYQFAKPFVMDSSASEALLGLEPTPLDQAAGETVDWWHAEQARTAAA from the coding sequence ATGACCAGCCTCGAAATCGTTACCGGAGCAGGCCCCGTCGGATCCACCGTCGCACTACAACTCGCTGGTCAGGGCGTCAATGTCCGCCTGCTGACCAGGTCTGGAAGCGGACCCGAGCACCCCCGGATCGAGCGTCGTCGCGTCGACGTCTCGGATCCCGAAGCCCTGTGCACCGCCACAGAAGGCGCCACCGCGATCTACCACTGCATCCACGCCGCCTACAACGCCGCGGACTGGGAACGCGAACTCCCGGCGGCAGAAAAGATCGTTCTCGACGTGGCTGCATCCATCGGCGCTGTGGTCGTGTTCCCGGAAAGCCTCTACTCCTACAACTCGGACACCGTGATGACGGAAGCTGATCCCCGTAGCGCAAACGGAGGCAAGCGCGGAGTCCGCACAGCATTGCTACGCGGCCGGGCAGCGTCGCCGACACCGACAGTGAGTGTGGTCGCCTCCGACTTCTTCGGCCCCTTCGTACGCACCGCCCACGCGGGTGAACGCATGGTTCCAAAAGTCATGGCCGGTAAGAAGATTCGCGTCATAGCGTCCGCCGATCAGCCACATTCCTTCACCTACGTTCCCGATCTTGCGGCCGCGATGATTGCCGCAGCCCACAATCCGGCGCTCTGGAACTCCGTCCTGCATGCACCCACCGGCCACGCGCTCACTCAGCGCACAATTGCCGAGGCCTTTGCACACGCTGCCGGAGCCCCTCCCGCCAAGGTTGGCGTCCTGCCGGCCTGGGTCCTCGACGCCGTCGGCAAAGTCCATACCGACACCCGCGAACTCGCCGAGATGAACTACCAGTTCGCAAAGCCGTTTGTCATGGATTCAAGTGCCAGCGAGGCACTCTTGGGTCTGGAACCGACTCCGCTCGATCAAGCGGCGGGGGAGACCGTCGACTGGTGGCACGCCGAGCAGGCCCGCACTGCAGCAGCCTGA
- a CDS encoding SRPBCC family protein codes for MAMLLRTITLPTDPDQIWSVIKGFDKLASWHPRIPPSEMEGNTDPNTPGSVRRFIVDGNVVAREKLIEHDDQGRTYSYEVLDKPIPVDNYIARIEVVPTPDGCEVRWTATYDGADEIIPVVETAFGDGVYSVGLDALRDRFDRR; via the coding sequence ATGGCCATGCTTCTACGAACAATCACCCTGCCTACCGATCCGGACCAGATCTGGTCTGTGATCAAAGGATTCGACAAACTCGCCTCCTGGCACCCACGCATTCCACCCTCCGAAATGGAGGGAAATACAGACCCGAACACCCCCGGTTCCGTACGTCGATTCATCGTCGACGGCAACGTCGTGGCACGTGAAAAGTTGATCGAGCATGATGATCAGGGTCGAACCTACAGCTACGAGGTACTCGACAAACCAATTCCGGTCGACAATTACATTGCACGCATCGAAGTAGTACCTACCCCTGACGGCTGTGAAGTTCGATGGACCGCTACCTACGACGGAGCCGACGAGATCATCCCGGTCGTGGAAACCGCCTTCGGCGACGGCGTGTACTCGGTTGGCCTCGATGCACTGCGAGACCGGTTCGACCGCCGATAA